A stretch of Phytoactinopolyspora mesophila DNA encodes these proteins:
- a CDS encoding response regulator transcription factor — MNDAPIKVLLVDDEELVRAGLRVIIDAQPDLTVVGAAGDGAEVGPLVARLLPDVVLMDVRMPSVDGIQATRLLMKRPNPPKILVITTFENDDYVYDALQAGAHGFVLKRTPPEQIVQAIRLVVRGESLLFPDAIRQLAAQHVGGSRSGTDSAVTRAGLTEREGEVLRMMAAGKSNTEIAAELYLGVETVKTHVGNVLAKLSVRDRTQAVIAAYESGFVRPTAP, encoded by the coding sequence ATGAATGATGCACCCATCAAGGTGTTGCTGGTCGACGACGAGGAACTCGTCCGTGCGGGCCTCCGGGTGATCATCGATGCGCAGCCCGACTTGACCGTCGTCGGAGCGGCCGGTGACGGGGCGGAGGTGGGGCCGCTGGTGGCGCGGCTGCTTCCGGACGTCGTCCTGATGGACGTGCGGATGCCGTCGGTCGACGGTATTCAGGCCACCCGGTTGCTGATGAAGCGGCCAAATCCGCCGAAGATCCTCGTGATCACCACCTTCGAGAACGACGATTACGTGTACGACGCCCTTCAGGCCGGCGCCCACGGGTTTGTCCTCAAACGCACCCCGCCGGAGCAGATCGTGCAGGCGATCCGGCTGGTGGTGCGCGGTGAATCGTTGCTGTTTCCGGATGCGATCCGGCAGTTGGCCGCGCAGCACGTCGGCGGGAGCCGATCCGGTACGGATAGCGCTGTGACGCGGGCCGGATTGACCGAGCGGGAGGGCGAGGTCCTGCGGATGATGGCGGCAGGCAAGTCCAACACGGAGATCGCCGCCGAGCTCTACCTCGGGGTCGAGACCGTCAAAACGCACGTGGGCAACGTGCTGGCCAAGCTCAGCGTGCGGGATCGGACGCAGGCCGTGATCGCCGCGTATGAATCCGGGTTCGTCCGGCCCACCGCGCCCTAG
- a CDS encoding single-stranded DNA-binding protein translates to MAGETVITIIGNLTDDPELRFTPSGAAVANFTVASTPRTFNRQTNAWEDGETLFMRCSVWRQVAENAAESLQRGMRVIVSGRLKQRSFETREGEKRTVVELDVDEVGPSLRYATAKVTKTQRQGGGFGGGGAPQGGNDPWATQGAPAQGGGPAPGGDPWASGAPAAAEEPPF, encoded by the coding sequence ATGGCAGGCGAGACCGTTATCACCATCATCGGCAACTTGACCGACGATCCGGAGCTGCGATTCACCCCGAGTGGTGCGGCCGTGGCGAACTTCACCGTCGCGTCTACGCCGCGCACGTTCAACCGGCAGACCAACGCGTGGGAAGACGGCGAGACACTCTTCATGCGCTGTTCGGTCTGGCGGCAGGTCGCGGAGAACGCTGCCGAGTCGTTGCAGCGTGGCATGCGGGTGATCGTCAGCGGTCGGCTCAAGCAACGCTCGTTCGAGACCCGCGAAGGTGAGAAGCGCACCGTCGTCGAGCTCGATGTCGACGAGGTCGGTCCCAGCCTGCGATACGCCACGGCCAAGGTCACCAAGACCCAACGTCAAGGTGGCGGATTCGGTGGTGGCGGAGCTCCTCAGGGCGGCAACGACCCCTGGGCCACGCAAGGTGCACCCGCTCAAGGCGGCGGCCCCGCACCTGGCGGCGACCCTTGGGCCAGCGGCGCCCCCGCGGCTGCCGAAGAACCCCCGTTCTAG
- the rplI gene encoding 50S ribosomal protein L9, which produces MKLILTQEVPGLGAAGDVVEVRDGYGRNYLIPRGYAIAWSKGGQKQIDTIRRARSSREIADLDTARGVKARLEQSPIRLTAKAGDTGRLFGAITPADIASAVVAAGGPDVDKRRIEVGNPIKTIGEHTVTVRLHPEVAADVRLNIVAS; this is translated from the coding sequence ATGAAGCTCATCCTCACCCAGGAAGTGCCCGGGCTCGGCGCGGCTGGCGACGTCGTGGAGGTCAGGGACGGCTACGGCCGCAACTACCTGATTCCGCGCGGCTATGCCATCGCGTGGTCGAAGGGCGGACAGAAGCAGATCGACACCATTCGGCGGGCGCGTTCCAGCCGGGAGATCGCCGATCTTGACACTGCGCGCGGCGTGAAGGCCCGGCTCGAGCAGTCGCCGATTCGGTTGACCGCCAAGGCCGGTGATACCGGACGGCTGTTCGGTGCCATCACCCCGGCTGACATCGCCTCCGCGGTGGTGGCTGCTGGTGGGCCAGACGTGGACAAGCGCCGTATCGAGGTCGGCAACCCGATCAAGACCATCGGTGAACACACCGTGACCGTCCGGCTGCACCCTGAGGTGGCAGCTGACGTCCGGCTCAACATCGTCGCGTCCTGA
- a CDS encoding MFS transporter, with protein MGVPDIARLQRRTLTLLVAAQVVGGLGIGSAISVGAILALRLSGSEQWSGLAGTMITLGAGAIALPLARLAASKGRRISLSLGWLVAAAGALVTLLAATVSSFVLLLAGLLLVGSGTATNLQSRYAATDLADPRTRARDLSIVVWSTTVGSVLGPNLTGPGEVVAGWLSIPPVAGPFVFSAAGFGLAFALIASRLRPDPLLIAQARREQVNPGYQPAKPSGSALMVIRKRPAALIGLSAMVLSQGIMVAVMTMTPVHMDHHGAELRLVGLTISLHIAGMYALSPVVGWLTDRLGRRPVIIIGQLVLVASAITAGTAHHSTPQLTIGLVLLGLGWSAGLVAGSTLLTESVPDEARTRIQGTSDVLMSLMGAVGGGLSGVILGATSFGTLNALAAVLVIPTLALIAIETVTRRRRPHDDAPVSLER; from the coding sequence ATGGGGGTGCCCGATATCGCCCGCCTGCAACGCCGCACCCTCACCCTGTTGGTCGCCGCGCAGGTGGTCGGCGGACTCGGAATCGGATCGGCCATCTCGGTCGGCGCCATCCTTGCCCTGCGGTTGTCCGGCTCGGAACAGTGGTCCGGCCTGGCCGGCACCATGATCACCCTGGGAGCGGGCGCCATTGCCCTCCCGCTGGCGCGTCTGGCCGCGTCGAAAGGCCGGAGGATCAGCCTCAGCCTGGGCTGGCTGGTCGCGGCCGCAGGTGCCCTGGTCACACTCCTGGCCGCCACCGTGTCGTCATTCGTCCTGTTGCTCGCCGGGCTGCTGCTGGTGGGTTCCGGAACGGCCACCAACCTGCAGTCTCGCTACGCCGCCACTGACCTCGCCGATCCCAGGACCCGCGCCCGCGACCTGTCGATCGTCGTGTGGTCGACGACGGTCGGCTCAGTCCTCGGCCCCAACCTGACCGGCCCAGGCGAAGTGGTCGCCGGATGGCTGAGCATTCCACCGGTCGCGGGTCCATTCGTCTTCTCCGCGGCCGGGTTCGGGCTCGCGTTCGCGCTGATCGCCAGCCGATTGCGCCCAGACCCCCTCCTCATTGCCCAAGCGCGCCGCGAGCAGGTGAATCCCGGGTACCAGCCAGCGAAGCCGTCCGGTTCCGCACTCATGGTGATCCGGAAGCGCCCGGCGGCTTTGATCGGGCTTTCGGCGATGGTGCTCAGCCAGGGCATCATGGTCGCCGTCATGACCATGACTCCGGTACATATGGACCACCATGGCGCGGAACTACGCCTCGTCGGCCTGACGATCAGCCTGCACATCGCCGGGATGTATGCGTTGTCGCCGGTCGTGGGCTGGCTGACGGATCGCCTCGGGCGCCGTCCCGTGATCATCATCGGCCAGCTCGTCCTGGTCGCATCCGCCATCACCGCCGGCACCGCGCATCATTCGACGCCTCAGCTCACGATCGGGCTCGTGTTGCTGGGGCTGGGCTGGTCGGCCGGCCTGGTGGCCGGGTCGACGCTGCTCACAGAGTCGGTTCCGGATGAGGCACGGACCCGGATCCAAGGAACGTCGGACGTGCTCATGAGCCTCATGGGAGCTGTCGGTGGCGGATTGTCCGGGGTGATTCTGGGCGCTACCAGCTTCGGCACCCTGAATGCGCTCGCCGCGGTCCTCGTCATCCCCACGCTTGCTCTGATTGCGATCGAGACGGTAACCCGGCGTCGTCGCCCCCACGACGACGCGCCTGTCAGCCTCGAGCGGTAG
- the rpsR gene encoding 30S ribosomal protein S18, whose amino-acid sequence MANPTLRKPKKKVCGFCKDESGYVDYKDTALLRKYISDRGKIRARRVTGNCTRHQRDVATAIKNAREVALLPYTSTAR is encoded by the coding sequence ATGGCTAACCCCACGTTGCGCAAGCCGAAGAAGAAGGTTTGCGGTTTTTGCAAAGACGAATCCGGCTACGTCGATTACAAAGACACGGCGTTGCTCCGGAAATACATCTCCGATCGCGGCAAGATCCGTGCTCGCCGGGTGACCGGCAACTGCACGCGTCACCAGCGCGACGTCGCCACCGCGATCAAGAACGCTCGCGAGGTTGCGCTGCTGCCGTACACCTCGACGGCTCGCTGA
- a CDS encoding histidine kinase codes for MRLRWILAPLVSRSTFRRGVHLLLGGVILLPYVMLAAGFVQMFADPQTPVIPVAVLAAVTVAIGTVPAFLPVTRALEIAAARSLLDVPLPEPERNPPWETRWRGASWYGLHLICGGGIMLAMLFTAPLVVVLVMRGVGVDGGWMTEFNLAPFHLLEGVPAFAVAIGMILAVVYLVAVTGRVLGTVAPVLLQPSSVAQIRALEVEAQRLTERNRLARELHDSVGHALTVTTLQAAAARQVLDSDTELVRRALQAIEDAGRAAMDDLDYVLGLLRVNEPPRDGRPEPDAPRGDQEPGRTTPLRGLNDLGLLADEMRAAGLHVDAVIDVDATGVPAVTSREAYRIAQEGLTNALRHAGPVPVTLHVRAGAAGVDIEMTNPVSPPSRSGLQPASKTGGRGLLGMRERVSVLGGELVTGPADDAWVVRAHLPGATDERNSR; via the coding sequence GTGAGACTGCGCTGGATACTGGCGCCGCTGGTCAGCAGGTCCACCTTCCGTCGGGGCGTGCACCTACTGCTCGGTGGCGTCATCCTGCTCCCGTACGTGATGCTGGCAGCCGGGTTCGTGCAGATGTTCGCGGATCCGCAGACGCCGGTGATTCCGGTGGCGGTGCTCGCGGCCGTCACCGTAGCGATCGGTACCGTCCCAGCATTTCTGCCGGTGACGCGTGCGCTGGAGATCGCGGCTGCCCGCAGCTTGCTGGATGTCCCGCTGCCGGAACCGGAACGGAACCCGCCGTGGGAAACCAGATGGCGCGGCGCCAGCTGGTATGGCCTGCATCTGATCTGTGGCGGCGGGATCATGCTGGCGATGCTTTTCACCGCGCCCCTCGTGGTCGTGCTGGTCATGCGTGGTGTGGGCGTCGACGGCGGCTGGATGACGGAGTTCAACCTCGCCCCCTTCCACCTTCTGGAGGGTGTGCCCGCGTTCGCCGTCGCCATCGGGATGATTCTGGCGGTGGTCTACCTCGTGGCGGTGACCGGGCGCGTGCTGGGCACCGTGGCTCCGGTGCTGCTGCAACCGTCGTCGGTCGCGCAGATCCGTGCCCTGGAAGTCGAGGCTCAGCGGCTCACCGAGCGCAACCGGCTCGCCCGCGAGTTGCACGACTCTGTTGGGCATGCGCTGACTGTGACGACGCTTCAGGCGGCGGCTGCGCGGCAAGTCTTGGACTCGGATACAGAACTCGTGCGGCGCGCACTCCAGGCGATCGAGGACGCCGGACGGGCCGCCATGGACGATCTCGATTACGTCCTCGGGCTGCTGCGGGTGAACGAACCACCACGAGATGGACGTCCGGAGCCGGACGCGCCGCGGGGCGACCAAGAACCCGGCCGGACGACGCCGCTGAGAGGTCTCAATGACCTCGGCCTGCTGGCTGACGAGATGCGTGCGGCAGGTCTCCACGTCGATGCTGTGATCGACGTGGACGCCACCGGTGTGCCGGCGGTGACGTCGAGAGAGGCGTACCGCATCGCCCAGGAAGGGCTGACCAACGCCCTCCGGCATGCTGGCCCGGTTCCGGTGACTCTGCATGTGCGTGCCGGGGCGGCCGGCGTGGATATCGAGATGACCAACCCGGTCAGCCCGCCGAGCCGCTCTGGTCTGCAGCCGGCGTCCAAGACCGGCGGCCGCGGGCTGCTTGGCATGCGAGAGCGAGTGAGCGTGCTGGGTGGCGAGCTCGTCACCGGGCCAGCTGACGACGCATGGGTGGTCCGGGCCCACCTGCCTGGAGCAACAGATGAACGGAACTCGAGATGA
- the rpsF gene encoding 30S ribosomal protein S6: MRHYEVMVILDPESEERTVAPTLEQYLGVVREAGGSVEKVDIWGRRKLAYEINKKSEGIYAVLDVTCEADTVAELDRQLGLSESILRTKVVRPEVH, from the coding sequence ATGCGTCACTACGAGGTCATGGTGATCCTCGACCCAGAGTCCGAGGAGCGCACCGTCGCCCCAACCCTCGAGCAGTATCTCGGGGTCGTACGCGAGGCCGGCGGCTCGGTCGAGAAAGTCGACATCTGGGGCCGCCGCAAGCTCGCCTACGAGATCAACAAGAAGAGTGAGGGCATCTACGCGGTGCTCGACGTCACCTGTGAGGCTGACACTGTCGCCGAGCTCGATCGCCAGCTCGGACTGTCGGAGTCGATCTTGCGCACCAAGGTCGTTAGGCCCGAGGTGCACTGA